The Paenibacillus mucilaginosus 3016 genome includes the window TGGAAGGGGAGGGCATCCGGGCGGCCGTTCTGCATATGCCTTCCATCAAGCCGATCGATCATGAAGCGATCATCCGGGCTGCGGAAACGACCGGAGCCATTGTGACGGCGGAAGAACACAGCATCATCGGAGGCTTGGGAAGTGCGGTAGCCGAGGTCCTGGTCGAGAACAGGCCTGTTCCCATGCGGCGCGTCGGTGTTCGCGATCTCAATGCCGAATCCGGATCGAACGAAGCGCTTCTGAAGAAGTTTGGGATTGCGCCTGAACATATAGCGGAAGCGGTGCGTGAGGTTTTGGCGCGCAAAGTGTAAAAGAAAAAGAAGAAGACGGAGGAGTACAGGATGGAGAGGGAACAGAAGCTCTTTATTAACGGCGAATGGGTGTCAACAGGACAAACCCATCACGTCTATAACAAATATACCGGGGAGCTGTTCTGCGAGGTGTACAAAGCCGGAGCCCATGAAGTGAACCATGCCGTCGAAGCCGCCGAGTATGCCTTCAAGCATGTGTCCTTCCCGGCGGAAGAAAGAGCTGCCGTCTTGACGAAGGTGGCGCAGCTGCTGCGGGAGAATGTGGAAGACATCGCCAGATGCATCGCGGAGGAGGGCGGCAAGCCGCTCAAGGACGCCCGGGTGGAAGTGGGCCGCTCGGCCAACACCTTCCAGCTGTCCGCCGAGGAGGCCAAGTATTTAAAGGGAGAGCTGATTCCAAGCCAAGCCTCCCCCAATATCGGCAGCCGGCTGATGTATACGATCAAGAAGCCGGCCGGCGTCGTCTGCGCGATCTCCCCGTTCAACTTCCCGCTGAATCTCGTTACGCACAAAGTGGCGCCGGCTTTGGCGGCTGGCAACCCGGTCATCATCAAGCCGGCATCCGATACTTCCGTGTGTGCGCTTAAGCTGTGCGAGCTGCTGGAACAGGCAGGTGTGCCTAAAGGTTATGTCCACTGTCTGGTGGGAGAGGGCTCCACGGTCGGCGAAATGCTCCTGAAAGATCCGCGCATCCAAATTTACACGTTCACCGGATCTCCCGGAGTAGGCAAGCATATTCAGGAAACGGTCGGCATGCGCAGGACGATTCTGGAGCTCGGCTCCAATTCGGCAACCATTGTACATGAAGACGGGGATGTGGAGAAAGCGGCAAAAAAACTGGCCAAGATGGCGTTTGCCCATGCCGGCCAGGTGTGTATTTCCGTTCAGCGCATCTACGTCCACCAACGTGTAGAGAAGGCATTCATGGATTTGTTTATAGATGAGGTCAAACAGCTGAAGGTCGGCGATCCGCTGGATCCGTTAACGGAGGTGGGGCCGATGATCAGCGAGAAAGAGGCGAAACGGATCGAAGCCTGGGTCAACGAGGCCAAGGAAGCCGGAGCGCAAATTGCCATCGGAGGCAGCCGAAGCCGCTGCGTCTATGAACCGACGGTCATTACAGGGGCCGGCAAAGGGATGAAGGTGGTGGACGAGGAGGTATTCGCCCCCGTCGTTACGGTTACGTCTTATGAAACCATAGAAGAAGCCATCCGTCAGGTCAACGATTCCAAGTACGGCCTCCAGGCGGGGGTGTATACCGGTTCGATCTCGCTGGCACACCGTCTTCCCTATCTGCTGGAGGTAGGCGGCGTCATCATCAACGATACATGCAACTTCAGAGCCGACCACATGCCTTACGGCGGTGTGAAAGACAGCGGTATGGGCAAAGAGGGGCCGCATTATGCCGTGGAGGAAATGTCGGAGACGGTCACGGTTGTGGTGAATCTGGATGAATAGCCATCGCATCGCTGTCATTCCGGGAGATGGAATTGGACCGGAGGTTATAGCCCAAGGGATCAAAGTATTAAACCATATTGCCGCGCTCGATGGAAAGCTGCAGTTTGAGTTTACATATTATCCTTGGGGCTGCGAGTTCTACAGCAAGCACGGCAGGATGATGGATGACGACGGTCTGGACCAGCTGAGTCAGCATGAAGCCATCTATCTGGGGGCCGTCGGCTATCCCGGCGTACCTGACCACATCTCGCTCTGGGAGCTGCTGCTCAAGATCCGCAAAGGCTTCGACCAGTATGTCAACCTTCGGCCGATTACCCTGCTTGAAGGTGCACCATGTTCCCTTAAGGAGGTTACGCGTGAGGGGATCGATATGCTGGTGATCCGCGAGAACAGCGAAGGGGAGTATGCCGGAGCCGGCGATTGGCTGTTCAAAGGCAAGCCGGAAGAGGTAGTGCTTCAGACGGGCGTGTTCTCCCGGATGGGCACGGAGCGGATCATCCGTTACAGCTATGAGACCGCCCGAAGGCTCGGCAGGTCGCTGACGAGCATCAGCAAAGCCAATGCGCTCAATTATTCCATGGTGTTCTGGGACCAGGTGTTCGAAGAAGTGGGCCGGGAATACCCGGATGTCCCAACCTCTTCCTATTTGGTGGATGCA containing:
- a CDS encoding tartrate dehydrogenase; translated protein: MNSHRIAVIPGDGIGPEVIAQGIKVLNHIAALDGKLQFEFTYYPWGCEFYSKHGRMMDDDGLDQLSQHEAIYLGAVGYPGVPDHISLWELLLKIRKGFDQYVNLRPITLLEGAPCSLKEVTREGIDMLVIRENSEGEYAGAGDWLFKGKPEEVVLQTGVFSRMGTERIIRYSYETARRLGRSLTSISKANALNYSMVFWDQVFEEVGREYPDVPTSSYLVDAASMFFVREPERFEVVVTSNLFGDILTDLGAALVGGLGLAAGANINPERKYPSMFEPIHGSAPDIAGRGIANPLAAVWSASQLLDFLGYEHHGRSVLKAIETVMTDGKVFTPDMGGRASTEQVGNAVVEALHALQPIHSPWKG
- a CDS encoding aldehyde dehydrogenase family protein, with protein sequence MEREQKLFINGEWVSTGQTHHVYNKYTGELFCEVYKAGAHEVNHAVEAAEYAFKHVSFPAEERAAVLTKVAQLLRENVEDIARCIAEEGGKPLKDARVEVGRSANTFQLSAEEAKYLKGELIPSQASPNIGSRLMYTIKKPAGVVCAISPFNFPLNLVTHKVAPALAAGNPVIIKPASDTSVCALKLCELLEQAGVPKGYVHCLVGEGSTVGEMLLKDPRIQIYTFTGSPGVGKHIQETVGMRRTILELGSNSATIVHEDGDVEKAAKKLAKMAFAHAGQVCISVQRIYVHQRVEKAFMDLFIDEVKQLKVGDPLDPLTEVGPMISEKEAKRIEAWVNEAKEAGAQIAIGGSRSRCVYEPTVITGAGKGMKVVDEEVFAPVVTVTSYETIEEAIRQVNDSKYGLQAGVYTGSISLAHRLPYLLEVGGVIINDTCNFRADHMPYGGVKDSGMGKEGPHYAVEEMSETVTVVVNLDE